gtacaggtggagccaagatacaaggagtttgacagggaattgacgccccctgttactgattggctgtcctTTTTTGTATCCTCCGTTTTCGGAcacacaggtcctgtagccaccgcCGAGGTATATAATGCCGGCCCTGCTGTGCCTCTCCCTGGCTGCAGTCTTCCACCTCCTGCTGCGATGATCCCCGTGTGCAATTATGCCGCATCTGCTGTGTCGGTGGCCGGTGGCAGTGTCCCAGCTGTGTGCACCCCGCAGCTGTGATTGCTGGCGGCCCTGCTTATTCTCTCCCCACTGCAAGTTTTGCAGCTTAGCAGCATGTCGCTGGTTCGGCGGCTCCTGACGCTGCCTTCCTGACCTCGCCGGTGTTACCAGTGCTGCTGCTGTGCACGTCGGCTGTCACAGcgaggggggtagcagcagggcagCTGACAACAGAGGAGCGCAGTGTCAGCACAGCTATGCGGGTTGGCTTGGTGAGTCCATTCAGCGGAGATCACTAGAGATGGGCTCCTTAAGGCCGCTCCCTCGCACAGCAGTGCTGCAGAGTGCAGACCGACCAGTCTCACCTTACTCCATGCCCTGGTCTGCTGCCCAgcattgctcttaaaggggttgtctcgtgaaatcaagtggggttcagcacttctgtatggccatattaatgcactttgtaatatacatcgtgcattaattatgagccatacagaagttatttacttacctgctccgttgctagtgtccccgtcgccatggatccgtctaaattcgctgtcttctggcgtttttagacgcgcttgcgcagtccggtcttctccctggtgaatggggccgctcgttccggagagctggtcctcgtagctccgccccgtcatgtgtgccgattccagccaatcaggaggctggaatcggcaatggaccgcacagtccacggtgcaccatgggagaagacccgcggtgcatcgtgagtgaagatcccggcggccatcttggtaaaggaagaaagaagtcgccgcagggcggggattcgagtaagtaataaactcttctttttttttttaacccatcccttgggtttgtctcgcgccgaacggattCAGAGTACAAAGCAGCACAGAGTTACAAGAATATGCGATATTTATTGTAGAGCAGAATGTTATGATAACACGGGAGcagtttggccgcctgcacacaggcgggtcggattccacatgcagaagctTGCAGCTGAACCCGACCCTGCACCCAGCTGGTATCTGCACGTACCTGCATTTCGTTCTCCCttactgtactgtggatggtccacatggcgagacgtcgcacatgcgcagtatatacttttttttaaaaaaaaaagctctgctttccctgcatcatcgcctagcgatgacacacaatccacgacctttctgcaatgagaTTGCGGAAAGGCCATCAGTCAGAtggctaccattgacttcaatagaagctgtccgcatGGATTCtgagcaaaaatagaacatgctgcgatttttccaccgCAAGCtgaaaacgatgcctgacacttgccCCTGCGTATCCTTCGCTCCCATTGTCCTGtcctgctgcacgggagctagtattgctggctcatagcgaggaggctggaggagatttctctcctcgcgttcccccacccctccccattgaCTTATCATAGCGGCCGTTtaaatactgaacggctgctattttcactgagcgatcagctcatcgtccatcgttgaTACAGCATCAaccgagagcgagtatgtgcgggaacAAGTGTCGgatatcgtttgcccgacacttgtcctgtctaaatggagctttagaaCTCAAAAAGACAGATGATCTGAAGGTTGAAGGCAAGGGCGTAACTACATGGGTGTCCGCCCATCACTATGTTTCTTGGATATATTATCCCCAGTGAcattggaagaacattatgtaagacattcaatggaaataaagacacagacacaaagatttatggagaaagaacattttatttatgGTTGTAGGAAATGGTcaattttattatggggaattttgaggctgagttgatccagaggaaggcgaaaaccctttaaggaaaaagccaattatccttgtataaaggggaaaaattccttcctgaccccaaatatggcgatcggaacaagtccctggatcaaagccgacatctgaccTATCTGactatttaaaatgtattattgttttcatgaatctaaataaatctcttaccatttgttgttagtgtgaaatataaagcgTGTTGACCTAAACCTAATTATACACtgtgttgatcaagaggaaggcgaaaacccccttgaggaaagagccaatcatcctgtttcaaggggggaaaattccttcctgaccccaaatatggcgatcagaataaatctcaggatcaaacgccagcagctcacctccctagtgtatgtgatgtcagctaaagattgtgtttctttatgtgtatattatattatttatgtggcggtttccttataaataaaagctaaccctatttaaggctgtgagttgatccagaggaaggcaaaaaccaccttgaggtatgagccaattgtcctcaagttggaaaaattccttcctgaccccaaatatggcgatcagagcaagtcccaagatcaaagccgacatctacacctatctgtgcgtgttcttgtgtctatgtatgtgtttgtaccTACACTTgtgtctaaccttcatgtatgtggtgtaggctacttacccggcctgtgccgaggtcttactagtaaccaggagttcagggataatagtcactcgggctatttttcctgaactcgccagctaccaatcaagcacaggccgctcctgggggtgtagaaggtcttcaggagaggatgatgtccgATGTCAGCCAGAGGAGGTCAAGGTTCAGGTTGCTGATGGTagcatgcaggatacagatggtggagagaggatgtcgTTGGTAAGCcgagctcttctacagcagcagagtcgcggGTTCAGTAGACAGTTGGCGCGGGCTGAGCCTACAGGACATAAGAGAGAGAATTGTTAgctttaccagttgtggatacaaacaagtgaactactgtaacATGACGACTTGTATCAGGATCGGATTTATATCTGATACACaagaaaagttattttctgcaactatGTCTTTACTATGAGTTATTAGCATTTTTGTGATTGTTgaagccataatggaggccatattgcttgtCAACAAAATCTCAGAAGGGGATGACTCAAAGGAGGAAAATTACAGAacattttatgccagattctggcataaaaagTCAAAACATTTGGTGCAAGGAAGAAATTTATGCCGGATCAGGCCTGGTGCACATGGCTGTGTAGGCGCACAGATAAATGCTGGTGTTAATATATTTTCCCCAAAGACTTTTACTATTTTAGaggaaatgttttatatattagACTTTTTACAGTATGTAAGTTCTGCTACAGTGTATGAGTATAATGGTcggtgtcctgtgtgtataggtgtagagatatgtatgtgtaggtgGGTATAGAAggtacttaccagatggttgtggcttccttcacaatcggattcttctcatcatcctaagAAGAAGAGACATAGTTATTACAGAAGCAATAATAATGTAGCCGAGGAGGGAGAAGACCGCGGATCAAACATGGTGACCtgaagcagggttattatatgacctcctGTGCTTTCTGACACCAGATGAACACTGttgatgaacacagaggtctgcctgaagaacatcatccctagaggaggaagatcttaccgggtccagcttggggAAGTGTACGAGAATCCATCCATTgggtgaaggggtgtcttatcctccagccacagcatATCTCGATTTTCCAGAATTTCCCTGAATGGTTTAAACGGTGGCCGTGCTCTTTTCAGTTCCagcacctcccaatctatggtgtcgaagaaacggtgacctcggatgttcctgtagacacccagcctctcctcaggcttcttacgtagcagtctctccagaagatgcttcacatcagcatcaagccaaggtgggaattttggctcctttctggtgatggctttgattacttttctcctgatggagccgtgatagaaaggggactgtcctgccgccatccaggatacgacaatccccaggctccaccagtcgactgctgtgtcgtagtcttcttcaagaagcacctctggggccatgaattgaagtgtgcccgtcactccactgatcttgttagacgaggtgacaccgtcttgggccagccccaggtctatcaggcggatgtgtccagatctgtccagcatgatgttgtctggctttatgtcactacaatgaaaaaaaagagagatgttAAACTGTTCAGTGATACAGAGGTCTTAGATATGTACTGCAGCAAaaccagtcctaattcaggactctAGGAAAATCTGGAACCTAATGCAAGGAAAAAGAGTAATGTGGACAAGTTCTGCTTACCGATGGATGATGCTGCgttggtgcaggaactggaggccgcatgctatctccgctgtgtagaatctgggagaagagtgtagtatcaatgacatgaaatcagtcccctgacatcatgtcaccatcaaagtgtccgtcaccaccagaagagaagaggctctgtttatggcagcctgtatgccctccactcttctatatctgtcatgtcaccctcagtccccACCAACCCCTGATTaggcatttactcacctcacatggctgatgtccaagctgccgcacattttgatcatggctcctaggcttcctccaagcagatactctgtgataaagtagactcggtctgcagactgctgtgcggcatacaggtgacagatgaaagggcagtcttgggccttcaggagtatccgctgctctctcattaagatgtgtggttcgctTCTTGCTTTGTTGACGatcttgatggccatgaaggtgt
Above is a window of Eleutherodactylus coqui strain aEleCoq1 chromosome 3, aEleCoq1.hap1, whole genome shotgun sequence DNA encoding:
- the LOC136619906 gene encoding protein kinase C delta type-like: MAPEVLLEEDYDTAVDWWSLGIVVSWMAAGQSPFYHGSIRRKVIKAITRKEPKFPPWLDADVKHLLERLLRKKPEERLGVYRNIRGHRFFDTIDWEVLELKRARPPFKPFREILENRDMLWLEDKTPLHPMDGFSYTSPSWTRMMRRIRL